The genomic segment CTTCTTGTCGGCGGGCATCTTCTCGTGACAGCCCCAGCACTGCTTGTGGTAGGCCTGCTGGAGGCCGATGGAGCTGGTGGGCTTGGCTCCCGCGTGGCAGGAGGCGCAGGCCGTCTCGTCGCCCTCGGTCCAGAGGTTCTTTCCGGGCTGCTTGGGGTCGTACTTGTGGTGGCAGTCGGTGCACTTGAGGCCGTAGCCGGTGTGCTTGTCGTGGTTGTAGACCACCACGCCGCGTTCCTTGGCCTTGTAGGCCTTGGCGTTGTTGATCTTCATGCCGTCGCTCTGGGCCAGGGCGGCCAGGGAGAAGGCGCAGGTCAGGAGAGCCGCGAAGAGCGCGGTGAGCAGTTGGGAGCGGCGCATTATTCAGCTTCCTCCTCGTCTCCGGGTTGCATGTGCGGCGGCAGATCCATGAGTTCGCAGATGAGTTCCTTGAAGCTCATGACCTTGATGCCCAGATCGTATTCCTTGTTGAGGTCGTTGATCTGGTCGGTGCAGTTGTGGCAGGGCACCAGCACGTACTTGCAGCCGGTCTTCTTGATCTGTTCGGCCTTCACCTTGCCCGCCACCATGCGGATCTTCTTGTAGTCGGCGCCCATGGGGATGAAGCCGCCGCCGCCGCAGCAGCAGTGGCTCCACTCGGCGTCGGGCTGCATGGGCACGTAGTTGTCGCAGAGCATCTCCATGAGGCCGTCGCCGTACGCGCCCAGGTCGCCGGAGCGCGAGAGGTTGCACGGGTGCTGGTAGGTCATGGGTTCTTTGAACTTGTGCTTGAGCTTGATGCGGCCTTCTTTCAGGTAGTCGTGGAAGAGCTTCACGGCGTGGGTGACTTCCACGGGGGCCTGTCCATTGGGCTGCTTGGTCCAGTAGGGGCCTTCGTACTTGGCGGCGCGGTAGGCGTGGCCGCACTCGGTGATGCAGATCTTCTTGGCGCGCAGCTTCTGGGCGGCGTCGTAGAGGGTCTGGGTCACCTGCCCGGCCACCTTGAGGTTGCCCGAGAACATGGAGAGGTTGGTGGCTTCCCAGCCGTGGGAGGGCATGGTCCAGTTCTCGCCGGCGGCGTGCATGACCATGGCCGCTTCCTGGATGTCCTGGGGGTAGTACTTGGGCTCGCGGGAGTTCACCACGAACATGATGTTCGCGTCTTCCTTGTCGATGGGGATTTCCAGGTCCTTGAGGCGGTCCTGTCCTTCCTCGGCCATCCACTCGCAGGTCTCGACGAATTCCTCGTC from the Fundidesulfovibrio magnetotacticus genome contains:
- a CDS encoding cytochrome c3 family protein, with the translated sequence MRRSQLLTALFAALLTCAFSLAALAQSDGMKINNAKAYKAKERGVVVYNHDKHTGYGLKCTDCHHKYDPKQPGKNLWTEGDETACASCHAGAKPTSSIGLQQAYHKQCWGCHEKMPADKKLSYGPRSCAGCHEVK
- a CDS encoding (Fe-S)-binding protein, translated to MSDQKPVNAEEIMAVIERNDTARLRAWLKTCMSCGLCSESCFFYLANDNKPEFMPQYKARVTLGELIKKKGNVSREQLQEMKEVAWGRCTMCRRCSQYCPFGIEIALMINIARQCMRTQNVCPDRLMTIDQSYVEFGNQMSIPDEEFVETCEWMAEEGQDRLKDLEIPIDKEDANIMFVVNSREPKYYPQDIQEAAMVMHAAGENWTMPSHGWEATNLSMFSGNLKVAGQVTQTLYDAAQKLRAKKICITECGHAYRAAKYEGPYWTKQPNGQAPVEVTHAVKLFHDYLKEGRIKLKHKFKEPMTYQHPCNLSRSGDLGAYGDGLMEMLCDNYVPMQPDAEWSHCCCGGGGFIPMGADYKKIRMVAGKVKAEQIKKTGCKYVLVPCHNCTDQINDLNKEYDLGIKVMSFKELICELMDLPPHMQPGDEEEAE